The following are from one region of the Capsicum annuum cultivar UCD-10X-F1 chromosome 1, UCD10Xv1.1, whole genome shotgun sequence genome:
- the LOC107873813 gene encoding AP2-like ethylene-responsive transcription factor BBM → MNTYTSVEWERMSRGIRRSLCMVDYDIPVNNKCTKRGRKSPASAVILNDDNYNNGQKLDSKEGDQNNIIVQTPTVKRSSRFRGVSRHRWTGRYEAHLWDKASWNVTQKKKGKQVYLGAYDEEESAARAYDLAAIKYWGTSTFTNFPMSDYEKEIEIMQNMTKEEHLASLRRSSSGFARGVSKYRGVARHHHNNRWEARIGRVYGTQEEVARAYDIAEIEYRRTNAMTNFDMNTYMRWLKPDANSQMSLQDLTSENQPIQSNNSGDMINRINDPSYSFNPSCFTTNAEKFYAIPQSQEPIERKMPFSSCKKSPSSTALSLLLRSSMFQELVEKNSSTDSEESNVKNEAQSSTENEFVFYTNDKKLPKLESLENGTSSSALCDRSGQQQYFWSLMS, encoded by the exons ATGAACACATATACAAGTGTTGAATGGGAGAGGATGAGCCGTGGAATTAGAAGAAGTTTGTGTATGGTGGATTATGATATTCCAGTTAATAATAAATGTACTAAAAGAGGACGAAAATCTCCTGCTTCTGCAGTTATACTGAATGATGATAACTACAACAATGGCCAAAAATTGGACTCAAAGGAAGGGGATCAAAATAACATTATTGTACAAACTCCTACTGTGAAACGAAGTTCAAGATTCAGAGGTGTTAGCag GCATCGATGGACGGGGCGTTATGAAGCTCATTTGTGGGATAAGGCTTCTTGGAATGTAACTCagaaaaagaaagggaaacaaGTCTATCTTG GAGCATACGACGAAGAAGAATCAGCAGCAAGGGCTTATGATCTGGCTGCAATCAAGTATTGGGGCACATCAACTTTCACCAATTTCCCg ATGTCTGATTATGAGAAAGAAATCGAGATCATGCAAAACATGACTAAAGAAGAGCATTTAGCCTCTTTAAGAAGAAGCAGCAGTGGTTTTGCCCGGGGTGTATCCAAGTATAGAGGAGTTGCAAG GCATCATCACAATAACAGATGGGAAGCAAGAATCGGACGAGTTTATG GTACTCAAGAAGAGGTAGCTCGAGCTTATGACATTGCAGAGATTGAGTACAGGCGAACTAACGCGATGACTAACTTTGACATGAATACATATATGAGATGGCTAAAACCAGATGCCAATTCTCAAATGTCACTCCAAGATTTAACATCAGAGAATCAGCCTATACAATCTAATAACAGTGGTGATATGATTAACCGGATAAACGACCCCTCATACTCGTTTAACCCCAGTTGTTTCACCACCAATGCTGAAAAGTTTTATGCTATACCACAAAGCCAGGAACCTATAGAAAGAAAAATGCCCTTTAGTTCTTGCAAGAAATCACCATCGTCTACCGCTCTAAGTCTTTTGCTTCGATCTTCCATGTTTCAAGAGCTCGTTGAGAAGAATTCGAGCACTGATTCTGAAGAGAGTAATGTAAAGAACGAAGCACAATCAAGCACGGAGAATGAGTTTGTGTTTTACACAAATGATAAGAAGTTGCCGAAATTAGAGTCATTGGAGAATGGTACTTCTTCTTCAGCTTTGTGCGATAGAAGTGGGCAACAACAGTACTTTTGGAGTTTGATGTCTTAA